One window of the Rhizorhabdus dicambivorans genome contains the following:
- the ftsA gene encoding cell division protein FtsA → MAQPRNDGLITAIDIGSSKISALIARADDQGELEVLGTGQRESRGVRRGYIADMEATESAIRDAVEMAETTARTNIDHVWVSFSAGGLVSDVAQVEVDLGGVQIEQNDIDELLRQGRRSLNPEGRMVLHAQPTLYTLDGLNGVKNPLGLHADKLGVEIHVIAAEPSPVRNLALCVRSAHLGVKSIVASPIATGVSCLSEEDREMGIALVEMGAGVTNVSLFAGGLLVGLTSLPMGCADITDDIASAFNIRRAQAERLKCVHGSAQNSPRDNHEMLEIGSPEEVADGADPPRISRAQLIQVIRQRLDHWMDAVAKALTELGYVGPVGRQVVLTGGGAELRGIADYAQGVLGRSVRVGRPRTLAGLPDAHSGPAFATLVGLAQVAATNPAELRPFAAEQTVHRPQPMGLVGKMIAAFKNGY, encoded by the coding sequence ATGGCTCAACCGCGCAATGACGGGCTGATCACCGCGATCGACATCGGATCATCGAAGATATCGGCGCTGATCGCCCGCGCCGACGACCAGGGCGAGCTGGAGGTGCTGGGCACCGGCCAGCGCGAGAGCCGCGGCGTGCGGCGCGGCTATATCGCCGACATGGAGGCGACCGAATCCGCGATCCGCGACGCGGTCGAGATGGCCGAGACCACGGCGCGCACCAATATCGACCATGTCTGGGTGAGCTTCTCGGCAGGCGGCCTCGTCAGCGACGTGGCGCAGGTCGAGGTCGATCTCGGCGGCGTCCAGATCGAACAGAATGACATCGACGAACTGCTGCGCCAGGGCCGCCGCTCGCTCAATCCGGAAGGCCGGATGGTGCTCCACGCGCAGCCGACCCTCTATACGCTCGACGGGCTCAACGGGGTCAAGAACCCGCTCGGTCTCCATGCCGACAAGCTGGGGGTGGAGATCCACGTCATCGCCGCCGAGCCATCGCCGGTCCGCAACCTCGCTCTGTGCGTCCGCTCGGCGCATCTTGGCGTGAAATCGATCGTCGCCTCCCCGATCGCGACCGGCGTCTCCTGCCTTTCCGAGGAAGACCGCGAGATGGGTATCGCGCTGGTCGAGATGGGCGCGGGCGTCACCAATGTATCGCTGTTTGCGGGCGGGCTGCTGGTGGGGCTCACCTCGCTGCCGATGGGCTGCGCAGACATCACCGACGACATCGCCTCGGCGTTCAACATCCGCCGGGCCCAGGCCGAGCGGCTGAAATGCGTCCATGGATCGGCACAGAATTCCCCGCGCGACAATCACGAGATGCTGGAGATCGGATCGCCCGAGGAGGTCGCCGACGGTGCCGATCCGCCGCGCATCAGCCGCGCCCAGCTGATCCAGGTGATCCGCCAGCGGCTCGACCACTGGATGGATGCGGTCGCCAAGGCGCTGACCGAGCTGGGCTATGTCGGCCCGGTCGGGCGGCAGGTCGTGCTGACCGGCGGCGGCGCGGAGCTGCGCGGCATCGCCGATTATGCGCAGGGCGTGCTCGGCCGCAGCGTCCGGGTCGGCCGGCCGCGGACCCTCGCGGGGCTTCCGGACGCGCATAGCGGCCCGGCCTTCGCGACGCTGGTCGGCCTCGCCCAGGTGGCGGCGACCAACCCCGCCGAGCTGCGGCCCTTCGCCGCCGAGCAGACCGTCCACCGGCCACAGCCGATGGGCCTGGTCGGCAAGATGATCGCCGCTTTCAAGAACGGTTATTGA
- the murG gene encoding undecaprenyldiphospho-muramoylpentapeptide beta-N-acetylglucosaminyltransferase, whose product MRVSRHFALAAGGTGGHMVPAHALAAELMRRGHRVALVTDERGARIPGLFDGVQTHIIPAGRLGGGPREWLQAFRDIRAGTAMAGRLYDTFEPSAVIGFGGYPALPALRAAFKRRIPTVIHEQNAVLGRVNRLVAGRVDAIATAYPDVQRLKPRFDGKTVLVGNPVRDVVREIREQPFPDLGPDSIFRVLVTGGSQGASILSDVVPDGLALLPQGFRRRLQVTQQCRPEDIEAVRSKYKVLGIPADLGTYFTDLPERLAWSHLVIARAGASTIADISVAGRPAILIPLPSAADDHQTANARELAQVGGARAIRQENFTPQELAKQMQKLALDPKALINAARRAHSVGRPNAAEELADLVERIGPDPIVEPIPVEKLELRPLKGAFA is encoded by the coding sequence CGGGACCGGGGGCCATATGGTCCCCGCGCACGCTTTGGCGGCCGAGCTGATGCGGCGCGGCCACCGTGTGGCGCTGGTCACCGACGAACGCGGCGCGCGCATCCCCGGCCTGTTCGACGGCGTCCAGACCCATATCATCCCGGCCGGGCGGCTGGGCGGTGGCCCGCGCGAATGGCTGCAGGCCTTCCGCGATATCCGCGCCGGCACCGCGATGGCGGGCCGGCTCTACGACACGTTCGAGCCGTCGGCGGTGATCGGCTTCGGCGGCTATCCGGCGCTGCCCGCGCTGCGCGCCGCCTTCAAGCGCCGCATACCGACCGTGATCCACGAGCAGAACGCGGTGCTCGGCCGGGTCAACCGGCTGGTGGCGGGCCGGGTCGACGCGATCGCCACCGCCTATCCCGACGTCCAGCGGCTGAAACCCCGCTTCGACGGCAAGACGGTGCTGGTCGGCAATCCGGTGCGCGACGTGGTCCGCGAGATTCGCGAGCAGCCCTTCCCCGATCTTGGCCCCGACAGCATCTTCCGGGTGCTGGTGACCGGCGGCAGCCAGGGCGCCTCCATCCTGTCCGACGTGGTGCCCGACGGCCTGGCGCTGCTGCCGCAGGGCTTTCGCCGCCGCCTGCAGGTCACCCAGCAATGCCGGCCCGAGGATATCGAGGCGGTGCGCAGCAAATATAAGGTGCTGGGCATCCCCGCCGATCTCGGCACCTATTTCACCGACCTGCCCGAGCGCCTGGCCTGGTCGCATCTCGTCATCGCCCGTGCCGGCGCCTCGACGATCGCCGACATCAGCGTGGCGGGCCGCCCCGCCATCCTGATCCCGCTGCCGTCGGCCGCCGACGACCACCAGACCGCCAATGCCCGCGAGCTGGCCCAGGTCGGCGGCGCACGCGCGATCCGGCAGGAGAATTTCACGCCGCAGGAGCTGGCCAAGCAGATGCAGAAGCTGGCGCTCGACCCCAAGGCGCTGATCAATGCGGCCCGGCGCGCCCACAGCGTCGGCCGCCCCAATGCCGCGGAGGAGCTGGCCGACCTCGTCGAGCGGATCGGCCCCGATCCGATCGTCGAGCCGATCCCCGTGGAGAAACTGGAACTCCGTCCTCTGAAAGGCGCATTCGCATGA
- a CDS encoding cell division protein FtsQ/DivIB — protein MKAARARSADRRPRVAAPAKRPAVRRKGPSTIDRAVEQLPIERATLRKAGNWALGIGISGAILGGLIAMGLPQMIGLMIAEGIGDAGFKVRNVEILNRQKVDSAFVYDIAMRQQARPMPLVDLDGTRSELMKLGWIADARVSRRLPDTLVVDIVERVPTAIWQYQHRLALIDKDGVVIGPVDDRAMPDLPVVVGPGANRRATELSALMSAAPTLKPLVTAASWQGDRRWDIIFQSGEKLMLPEGDAEATKALQFFAVEDRRAGLLGKGLVSIDLRDPSRMVARMSREPGSKIEAAPPLSAKSTT, from the coding sequence ATGAAGGCCGCCCGTGCCCGCAGCGCCGACCGGCGCCCCCGCGTCGCCGCCCCGGCAAAGCGGCCGGCCGTGCGGCGCAAGGGGCCGTCGACGATCGACCGCGCCGTCGAGCAGCTGCCGATCGAGCGCGCCACGCTGCGCAAGGCCGGCAACTGGGCGCTGGGCATCGGCATAAGCGGCGCGATCCTCGGCGGTCTCATCGCGATGGGCCTGCCCCAGATGATCGGACTGATGATCGCCGAGGGGATCGGCGACGCCGGCTTCAAGGTCCGCAATGTCGAGATCCTCAACCGCCAGAAGGTCGACAGCGCCTTCGTCTACGATATCGCGATGCGCCAGCAGGCACGGCCGATGCCGCTGGTCGACCTCGACGGCACCCGCTCCGAACTGATGAAGCTCGGCTGGATCGCCGACGCCCGCGTGTCACGCCGCCTGCCCGATACGCTGGTGGTCGATATCGTCGAGCGGGTGCCGACCGCGATCTGGCAATATCAGCACCGCCTGGCGCTGATCGACAAGGACGGCGTCGTGATCGGCCCGGTCGACGACCGCGCCATGCCCGACCTGCCGGTGGTGGTGGGGCCCGGCGCCAACCGCCGCGCGACCGAGTTGTCCGCGCTGATGTCGGCGGCGCCGACGCTCAAGCCGCTGGTCACCGCCGCGAGCTGGCAAGGCGATCGCCGCTGGGACATCATCTTCCAGTCCGGCGAGAAGCTGATGCTGCCCGAAGGCGACGCCGAGGCAACGAAGGCGCTGCAATTCTTCGCGGTCGAGGATCGCCGCGCCGGGCTGCTCGGCAAGGGGCTGGTCTCGATCGACCTGCGCGACCCGAGCCGGATGGTGGCGCGCATGTCGCGCGAGCCCGGCAGCAAGATCGAAGCGGCGCCGCCGCTCAGTGCGAAATCGACGACGTGA
- a CDS encoding deoxyguanosinetriphosphate triphosphohydrolase produces the protein MTLAPYASDPARSRGRFHSSGGGETRGPRDDFQRDRDRIIHSISFRRLRHKTQVFVAPDGDHYRVRLTHSLEVAQIGRTIARALGLNEDLTEALCLGHDIGHPPFGHAGEEALEAAMAEAGGFDHNAHTLRMLTRLDSPYPAHEGLNLTWETLEGLAKHNGPVRKRTWAMAEIDGRWPLDLDSWASAEAQVAALADDIAYDNHDIDDGVRAGLLSLDQVLEDPLIRFNWDRVRTRYPDVPQHRLLGELVREQIGCMVNDLLTESRRRLAEAAPRSVEDVRAAGRALIGFSDAMAAREKALTRFMYANLYHHPQQLEIAVRMGEVIAGLAVAYKTEPDLLPERWLETLPAEEPGRTRHIGDFIAGMTDRYALTRYRELVGPIAIEGF, from the coding sequence ATGACCCTCGCCCCCTACGCCTCCGATCCCGCCCGCAGCCGCGGCCGGTTCCACAGTTCGGGCGGCGGGGAGACGCGCGGGCCGCGCGACGATTTCCAGCGCGATCGCGACCGGATCATCCATTCGATCAGCTTCCGCCGGCTGCGCCACAAGACACAGGTGTTCGTGGCACCCGACGGCGATCATTATCGCGTCCGCCTGACCCACAGCCTGGAAGTCGCGCAGATCGGCCGGACGATCGCCCGCGCGCTCGGCCTGAACGAGGACCTGACCGAGGCGCTGTGCCTGGGCCACGACATCGGCCACCCGCCCTTCGGCCATGCCGGAGAGGAAGCGCTGGAGGCGGCGATGGCCGAGGCCGGCGGCTTCGACCACAATGCCCATACGCTGCGGATGCTGACCCGGCTCGACAGCCCCTATCCCGCGCATGAGGGGCTGAACCTGACCTGGGAAACATTGGAGGGGCTCGCCAAGCATAATGGGCCGGTGAGGAAGCGGACCTGGGCGATGGCCGAGATCGACGGGCGATGGCCGCTCGACCTCGACAGCTGGGCGAGCGCCGAGGCGCAGGTCGCGGCGCTCGCCGACGACATCGCCTATGACAATCACGACATCGACGATGGGGTCCGCGCCGGGCTGCTCAGCCTCGATCAGGTGCTGGAAGACCCGCTGATCCGCTTCAACTGGGATCGGGTACGGACGCGCTATCCCGATGTGCCGCAGCATCGCCTGCTCGGCGAACTGGTCCGCGAGCAGATCGGCTGCATGGTCAACGACCTGCTGACCGAGAGCCGCCGCCGGCTGGCCGAGGCGGCACCCCGATCGGTGGAGGATGTCCGCGCCGCCGGCCGCGCGCTGATAGGCTTCTCCGACGCGATGGCCGCGCGCGAGAAGGCACTGACCCGCTTCATGTACGCCAATCTCTATCATCACCCCCAGCAGCTGGAGATCGCCGTGCGGATGGGCGAGGTGATCGCGGGACTGGCGGTCGCCTACAAGACCGAGCCCGATCTGCTGCCCGAGCGCTGGCTGGAGACCTTGCCCGCCGAGGAACCCGGGCGCACCCGCCATATCGGCGACTTCATCGCCGGCATGACCGACCGCTACGCGCTGACCCGCTATCGCGAGTTGGTCGGCCCGATCGCGATCGAGGGCTTCTGA
- the murC gene encoding UDP-N-acetylmuramate--L-alanine ligase — translation MKGVATDIGTIHFIGIGGIGMSGIAEVMHNLGYKVQGSDIGEGYVVEGLRKRGIEVFIGHKAENLGDAAVVVTSTAIKRGNPEVELALEKRIPVVRRAEMLAELMRLKSTVAIAGTHGKTTTTSMVAALLDAGGVDPTVINGGIINSYGSNARLGASDWMVVEADESDGSFLRLDGTIAVVTNIDPEHLDHYGSFDKVKDCFVEFVENVPFYGAALLCIDHPEVQAIIPRVRDRKVVTYGFSAQADVRGDNVTPIPGGNRFDVVVRNRDGATRRIEGVTLPMPGRHNVQNALAAIGVALEMNISDEIIANGFAKFGGVKRRFTKVGEVPAGDGVATIIDDYGHHPVEIRAVLAAAREGAKARVIAVVQPHRFTRLRDLMTEFQTAFNDADSVYVAPVYAAGEAPIEGIDADALVAGLKQRGHRSAQTIAGSEALAKVLAGTLGTDDMVICLGAGDITKWAGGLADAIAKEKAA, via the coding sequence ATGAAGGGTGTCGCAACCGACATCGGCACCATCCATTTCATCGGCATCGGCGGCATCGGCATGTCCGGCATCGCCGAGGTGATGCACAATCTGGGCTACAAGGTGCAGGGCAGCGACATCGGCGAAGGCTATGTCGTCGAGGGCCTGCGAAAGCGCGGCATCGAGGTGTTCATCGGCCACAAGGCCGAGAATCTGGGCGATGCCGCCGTCGTCGTCACCTCGACCGCGATCAAGCGCGGCAATCCCGAGGTGGAACTGGCGCTGGAGAAGCGCATCCCCGTGGTCCGCCGCGCCGAGATGCTGGCCGAGCTGATGCGGCTAAAATCGACCGTCGCGATCGCCGGCACCCATGGCAAGACGACGACCACGTCGATGGTAGCAGCCCTGCTCGACGCGGGCGGCGTGGACCCGACCGTGATCAACGGCGGCATCATCAACAGCTATGGCTCGAACGCCCGGCTCGGCGCGTCCGACTGGATGGTGGTCGAGGCCGATGAGAGCGACGGCAGCTTCCTGCGGCTGGACGGGACGATCGCGGTCGTCACCAATATCGATCCCGAGCATCTCGACCATTATGGCTCGTTCGACAAGGTGAAGGACTGCTTCGTCGAGTTCGTCGAGAATGTGCCCTTCTACGGCGCGGCGCTGCTGTGCATCGACCATCCGGAGGTGCAGGCGATCATCCCGAGGGTGCGCGACCGCAAGGTCGTGACCTATGGCTTTTCGGCGCAGGCCGACGTGCGCGGCGACAATGTCACCCCGATCCCGGGCGGCAACCGCTTCGACGTGGTGGTCCGCAACCGCGACGGCGCCACCCGCCGGATCGAGGGCGTCACCCTGCCGATGCCGGGCCGCCACAATGTCCAGAACGCGCTGGCCGCGATCGGCGTCGCGCTGGAGATGAACATCTCCGACGAGATCATCGCCAACGGCTTCGCCAAGTTCGGCGGGGTCAAGCGCCGCTTCACCAAGGTCGGCGAGGTTCCGGCCGGCGACGGCGTCGCGACGATCATCGACGATTACGGCCACCATCCGGTCGAGATCCGCGCGGTGCTGGCTGCGGCGCGCGAGGGCGCCAAGGCGCGGGTGATCGCGGTCGTCCAGCCGCACCGCTTCACCCGGCTGCGCGACCTGATGACCGAGTTCCAGACCGCGTTCAACGATGCCGACAGCGTCTATGTCGCGCCGGTCTATGCCGCGGGCGAGGCGCCGATCGAGGGCATCGACGCCGACGCGCTCGTCGCCGGCCTCAAGCAGCGCGGGCACCGCTCGGCCCAGACGATCGCAGGCTCCGAGGCGCTCGCGAAGGTGCTGGCCGGGACCCTCGGCACCGACGACATGGTGATCTGTCTGGGCGCCGGTGATATTACCAAATGGGCGGGGGGCCTGGCAGACGCGATAGCGAAGGAGAAGGCAGCATGA
- the murB gene encoding UDP-N-acetylmuramate dehydrogenase: MNPAASSASSLPSLPRVRGRLTADAPLAPLVWFKSGGSAEWLFEPADIDDLCDFLSALDPAVPVMGLGLGSNLIVRDGGVPGVVVRLGKPFAKVERLDPVTLRCGGGASGILVSSTARDAGIGGVEFLRSIPGTVGGFVRMNGGAYGREVKDVLVEAEVVLRSGERRTLGLAELGYSYRHSQLPEGAIVTGATFRGHAAEPAAIGAEMDRIAAEREASQPLRSKTGGSTFKNPQGHKAWQLVDQAGCRGLTRGDAQVSEKHCNFLLNLGAATSADIEALGEEVREKVKAKSGVMLEWEIQRVGVAL; this comes from the coding sequence GTGAATCCGGCCGCCAGCAGCGCGTCTTCCCTCCCGTCCCTGCCGCGCGTGCGCGGCCGGCTGACGGCGGACGCGCCGCTGGCACCGCTGGTCTGGTTCAAGAGCGGAGGATCAGCCGAATGGCTGTTCGAGCCCGCCGACATCGACGACCTGTGCGATTTCCTGTCCGCCCTCGATCCGGCGGTGCCGGTGATGGGGCTCGGCCTCGGCTCCAACCTGATCGTCCGCGATGGCGGCGTGCCGGGCGTGGTGGTGCGGCTGGGCAAGCCGTTCGCGAAGGTCGAACGGCTCGATCCGGTCACCCTGCGCTGCGGCGGCGGGGCGAGCGGTATCCTGGTCTCCTCCACCGCGCGCGACGCCGGCATCGGCGGGGTCGAGTTCCTGCGTTCGATCCCCGGCACGGTCGGCGGCTTCGTGCGGATGAACGGCGGCGCCTATGGCCGCGAGGTGAAGGACGTGCTGGTCGAGGCCGAGGTGGTGCTCCGCTCGGGCGAGCGCCGCACGCTGGGCCTCGCCGAGCTGGGCTATAGCTATCGCCACAGCCAATTGCCCGAGGGCGCGATCGTGACCGGTGCGACCTTTCGCGGCCATGCCGCCGAGCCCGCCGCGATCGGCGCCGAGATGGACCGCATCGCCGCCGAGCGCGAGGCGAGCCAGCCGCTGCGCAGCAAGACCGGGGGTTCGACCTTCAAGAACCCGCAAGGCCACAAGGCGTGGCAGCTGGTCGATCAGGCGGGCTGCCGGGGACTGACGCGCGGGGACGCGCAGGTCAGCGAGAAGCATTGCAATTTCCTGCTCAACCTCGGCGCGGCGACGTCCGCCGACATTGAGGCGCTGGGCGAAGAGGTGCGTGAGAAGGTGAAAGCGAAGAGCGGCGTGATGTTGGAGTGGGAGATACAGCGTGTGGGGGTGGCACTATGA
- the ftsZ gene encoding cell division protein FtsZ, whose amino-acid sequence MTIEFMRPQVDELKPRISVIGVGGAGGNAVANMIAAEVQGVDFIVANTDAQALNASSAERRIQLGLKITQGLGAGSRPEIGRAAAEETMEQVEKALEGSHMCFIAAGMGGGTGTGAAPVIAKAARDRGILTVGVVTKPFSFEGNRRMRSADAGIEELQKHVDTLIVIPNQNLFLIANPNTTFKEAFQMADQVLQQGVRGITDLMVMPGLINLDFADVRSVMSEMGKAMMGTGEATGDNRAIEAAEKAIANPLLDGVSLNGAKGVIVSITGGDDMRLLEVDEAANHIRQLVDQDANIIWGSAFNNELEGRIRVSVVATGIEVDAANMPEPAKSFSFPPRTPMREEKSVAVPQTPAPQPIVAEAAPEAPAAQTPAAPAAEAPAEEKIVLEAPEAAPAAEPLELTNLFNDELLLQPEAAMPTPAPEATPVDEPAASRRWVAEPEPVRRPSSAGATLFERMSNIARGAAKAQVEPEDQGADNGDVPRFLNRQGNQ is encoded by the coding sequence ATGACGATCGAGTTCATGCGTCCGCAGGTTGACGAGCTGAAACCCCGGATCAGCGTGATCGGCGTCGGCGGCGCGGGCGGAAACGCGGTCGCCAACATGATCGCCGCCGAGGTGCAGGGGGTCGACTTCATCGTCGCCAACACCGACGCGCAGGCGCTCAACGCCTCCTCCGCGGAGCGCCGCATCCAGCTCGGACTGAAGATCACGCAAGGCTTGGGCGCCGGCAGCCGTCCCGAAATAGGACGGGCCGCCGCCGAAGAGACCATGGAACAGGTCGAGAAGGCGCTCGAAGGTTCGCACATGTGCTTCATCGCCGCCGGCATGGGCGGCGGCACCGGCACCGGCGCCGCTCCGGTCATCGCCAAGGCCGCGCGCGACCGCGGCATCCTGACCGTCGGCGTCGTCACCAAGCCGTTCAGCTTCGAGGGCAACCGCCGCATGCGTTCGGCCGATGCCGGCATCGAGGAGCTGCAGAAGCACGTCGATACGCTGATCGTCATTCCGAACCAGAACCTCTTCCTGATCGCCAACCCGAACACGACCTTCAAGGAAGCGTTCCAGATGGCCGACCAGGTGCTGCAGCAGGGCGTGCGCGGCATCACCGACCTGATGGTGATGCCCGGCCTGATCAACCTCGACTTCGCCGACGTCCGCTCGGTGATGAGCGAGATGGGCAAGGCGATGATGGGCACCGGCGAGGCGACCGGCGACAATCGCGCGATCGAGGCCGCCGAGAAGGCGATCGCCAACCCGCTGCTCGACGGCGTCAGCCTGAACGGCGCCAAGGGCGTGATCGTCTCGATCACCGGCGGCGACGACATGCGCCTGCTGGAGGTCGACGAGGCCGCGAACCATATCCGCCAGCTGGTCGACCAGGATGCGAACATCATCTGGGGTTCGGCCTTCAACAACGAGCTCGAGGGCCGCATCCGCGTTTCGGTCGTCGCGACCGGCATCGAGGTCGATGCCGCCAACATGCCCGAGCCGGCTAAGAGCTTCAGCTTCCCGCCGCGCACGCCGATGCGCGAGGAGAAGTCGGTCGCGGTGCCGCAGACGCCCGCTCCGCAGCCGATCGTGGCCGAAGCCGCGCCGGAAGCGCCCGCCGCCCAGACCCCGGCGGCACCCGCCGCCGAGGCTCCGGCCGAGGAGAAGATCGTTCTCGAAGCGCCCGAGGCGGCCCCCGCCGCCGAGCCGCTGGAGCTGACCAACCTGTTCAATGACGAGCTGCTGCTCCAGCCCGAGGCGGCGATGCCGACCCCGGCCCCCGAGGCCACCCCGGTGGACGAGCCCGCCGCCAGCCGCCGCTGGGTCGCCGAGCCCGAGCCGGTCCGCCGCCCATCCTCCGCCGGCGCGACCCTGTTCGAGCGCATGTCGAACATCGCCCGCGGCGCCGCCAAGGCGCAGGTCGAGCCCGAGGATCAGGGCGCGGACAATGGCGATGTCCCGCGCTTCCTCAACCGTCAGGGCAATCAGTAA
- a CDS encoding SPOR domain-containing protein, whose translation MKRFPSLSALALLLALAAPFPAAAQSMDGGAEEPLIVDPMASARDAMSRGDPAEALARYLRVLARDPGDLEALSGAGAAALAVGDADAAINFYVRAEKVSPKDGRIKAGLGSALVQKEQPRAALRLFNTATDLGVPPVDIALDRGLAYDLRGDNKRAQAEYALVTRTRPDPEATRRLALSLAMGGDRMSALAILDPLLRKRDIAAWRARAFVLAMTGDAPGAEAAAYAVLPRYQADALKPFLSRLASLKSAEKAAAVHFGRFPEDKAPVEMAEASPVAAPKGRAPATAVRPPATPRPVFDNDGRLVMRPDAPTAKAGAAPASPPSPAPPVVLGDAEQKVADQRSLAEDRRAAQKRAAAEKAAAEKKAKAKEEAKAKKSSPERYWVQVASGAYKPDLDKEWAKQKGRFPKILGNRTPWTTPYKSTNRLLIGPFASKAAAQEFVNEARDGGLSSFPVTTSSGQQVDRVN comes from the coding sequence ATGAAACGCTTTCCTTCTCTTAGCGCCCTGGCGCTGCTGCTTGCCCTCGCCGCGCCCTTTCCCGCTGCCGCCCAGTCGATGGACGGCGGCGCCGAGGAGCCCCTGATCGTCGATCCGATGGCGTCGGCCCGCGACGCAATGTCGCGTGGCGATCCTGCCGAGGCGCTCGCCCGCTATCTTCGCGTTCTGGCCCGCGATCCGGGCGACCTGGAAGCATTATCGGGCGCCGGCGCCGCCGCGCTGGCCGTCGGCGACGCCGATGCGGCTATCAACTTCTACGTCCGGGCCGAGAAGGTCTCGCCGAAGGACGGCCGGATCAAGGCCGGGCTGGGATCCGCGCTGGTGCAGAAGGAACAGCCCCGTGCGGCGCTGCGCCTGTTCAACACGGCGACCGATCTGGGCGTGCCGCCGGTCGACATCGCACTCGACCGTGGCCTCGCCTATGATCTGCGCGGCGACAACAAGAGAGCGCAGGCCGAATATGCGCTGGTCACGCGCACCCGGCCCGATCCGGAGGCCACAAGGCGGCTGGCGCTGTCGCTGGCGATGGGCGGCGACCGGATGAGCGCGCTCGCCATCCTCGATCCGCTGCTGCGCAAGCGTGACATCGCCGCGTGGCGCGCGCGGGCCTTCGTCCTGGCGATGACCGGCGACGCGCCGGGCGCCGAGGCGGCGGCCTATGCGGTGTTGCCCCGCTATCAGGCGGACGCACTCAAACCCTTCCTGTCCCGCCTGGCTTCGCTCAAGTCCGCCGAGAAGGCGGCGGCCGTGCATTTCGGCCGTTTCCCCGAGGATAAGGCGCCGGTCGAGATGGCCGAGGCGAGCCCGGTCGCTGCCCCCAAGGGCCGCGCCCCGGCCACCGCCGTCCGCCCGCCCGCGACGCCGCGCCCGGTGTTCGACAATGACGGCAGGCTGGTGATGCGCCCCGACGCGCCGACCGCCAAGGCCGGCGCGGCACCGGCAAGCCCACCCTCCCCCGCTCCCCCCGTGGTGCTCGGCGATGCGGAGCAGAAGGTCGCCGACCAGCGCAGCCTGGCCGAAGACCGGCGCGCGGCCCAGAAGCGCGCCGCCGCCGAAAAGGCCGCCGCCGAGAAGAAAGCCAAGGCGAAGGAAGAGGCGAAGGCGAAGAAGTCCAGTCCCGAACGCTATTGGGTCCAGGTCGCGAGCGGGGCCTACAAGCCCGACCTCGACAAGGAATGGGCGAAGCAGAAGGGCCGCTTCCCCAAGATCCTGGGCAACCGGACCCCGTGGACCACACCCTATAAATCGACCAACCGGCTGCTCATCGGCCCCTTCGCCAGCAAGGCGGCGGCACAGGAGTTCGTCAACGAGGCACGCGACGGCGGACTGAGCAGCTTCCCGGTGACGACATCCTCCGGCCAGCAGGTCGATCGGGTGAATTGA
- a CDS encoding D-alanine--D-alanine ligase: MTVKPLHVAVLMGGWSSEREVSLTSGNGVADALESLGHKVTRIDMGRDVALRLAEAKPDVVFNALHGTPGEDGTVQGMMDLMGLAYTHSGLTTSVIAIDKELTKQQLVPHGIRMPEGKVVESESLYEGDPLPRPYVLKPVNEGSSVGVAIIKERDNHGSPIHREAHGPWQSFPTLLAEPFIRGRELTVAVLGDRALGVTELVPSSGFYDYEAKYTDGLTTHICPADVPQDIADAAMKMALDAHRLLGCKGTSRSDFRWDDEQGEAGLYLLEVNTQPGMTPLSLVPEQARHVGMTYADLVQAIIDEAIEGDSA; this comes from the coding sequence GTGACCGTGAAACCCCTCCACGTCGCTGTCCTCATGGGCGGCTGGTCGTCCGAGCGCGAGGTGTCGCTGACCTCCGGCAACGGCGTCGCCGATGCGCTGGAAAGCCTGGGCCACAAGGTCACCCGGATCGACATGGGCCGCGACGTCGCCCTCAGGCTCGCCGAGGCGAAGCCCGATGTCGTGTTCAACGCGCTGCACGGCACGCCGGGCGAGGACGGCACCGTCCAGGGCATGATGGACCTGATGGGGCTGGCCTATACCCATTCGGGCCTGACCACCTCCGTCATCGCGATCGACAAGGAACTGACCAAGCAGCAGCTCGTCCCCCACGGCATCCGCATGCCCGAGGGCAAGGTGGTGGAGAGCGAGAGCCTGTACGAGGGCGACCCGCTGCCCCGCCCCTATGTACTCAAGCCCGTCAACGAAGGCTCGTCGGTCGGCGTCGCGATCATAAAAGAGCGTGACAATCATGGCTCGCCGATTCATCGTGAAGCGCATGGTCCCTGGCAGAGCTTCCCGACCTTGCTGGCCGAGCCCTTCATCCGGGGCCGCGAACTGACCGTCGCGGTGCTCGGTGATCGCGCCCTGGGCGTGACCGAGCTGGTGCCCAGCAGCGGCTTCTATGATTATGAGGCCAAATATACCGACGGCCTGACCACCCATATCTGCCCGGCCGACGTGCCCCAGGACATTGCCGACGCGGCGATGAAGATGGCGCTCGACGCGCACCGGCTGCTCGGCTGCAAGGGCACGTCGCGCTCCGATTTCCGCTGGGACGACGAGCAGGGCGAGGCCGGGCTCTATCTGCTCGAGGTCAACACCCAGCCGGGCATGACCCCGCTGAGCCTGGTTCCCGAGCAGGCCCGCCATGTCGGCATGACCTATGCCGATCTGGTCCAGGCGATCATCGACGAGGCGATCGAAGGAGACAGCGCATGA